The genomic segment ggtcaggtgtgggggggacactggagggtgaggtgtggggggggacactggagggtcaggtgtgggggagacactggagggtcaggtgagggggagacactggagggtcaggtgtgggggagacactggagggtcaggtgagggggagacactggagggtcaggtgtgggggggaCACTGGAGGGTAAGGTGTGGGGGGGGACACTGgagggtcaggtgtgggggagacactggagggtcaggtgtgggggagacactggagggtcaggtgagggggagacactggagggtcaggtgtgggggagacactggagggtcaggtgtgggggagacactggagggtcaggtgtgggggagacactggagggtcaggtgtgggggagacactggagggtcaggtgtgggggagacactggagggtcaggtgagggggagacactggagggtcaggtgagggggagacactggagggtcaagtgtgggggagacactggagggtcaggtgtgggggagacactggAGGGTCAGGTGTGGGGTTGACACTggagggtgaggtgtgggggggacactggagggtgaggtgtgggggagacactggagggtcaggtgagggggagacactggagggtcaggtgtgggggagacactggagggtcaggtgtgggggagacactggagggtcaggtgagggggagacactggagggtcaggtgtgggggagacactggagggtcaggtgtgggggagacactggagggtcaggtgtgggggagacactggagggtcaggtgtgggggagacactggagggtcaggtgtgggggagacactggagggtcaggtgagggggagacactggagggtcaggtgtgggggagacactggagggtcaggtgtggggggggacactggagggtgaggtgtgggggggacactggagggtgaggtgtgggggagacctcaTCCCCCTCCTGTgaccgctcccccccccctcctgtgaccCTCCCATCCCTTAGATCATTAACTATGAAAATATTCTTGGATATAAAAGATCAACTCTACCTTATTCACGAGAGTGACTTTGTTTTTGTTCAACTTTGGATTCTACATTTTGTCGACGCGAACTAAACAGTTGTAggcttcttttgttttgtttttatgataatgttgtttagtACAATGTTTAGCAAACTGTTTTCCAAACAAAACATCACCCCTCCTCATGGAGGGGTGATGTTTTGTTTGGGGAGAAATCATTCGTAGAAAGCTGTAAATGTGGGACGGCtggtgccagagtgtgtgtggagggggggggtggtactcacctagttgtgcttgcgggggttgagctttggctctttggtcccgccaatcaactggtgtacaggttcctgagcctactgggctctatcatatctacatttgaaactgtgtatggagtcagcctccaccacatcactgcctaatgcattccacctgttaactactctgacactgaaaaagttctttctaacgtccctgtggctcatttgggtactcaatttctacctatgtccccttgttcgcgttccacccgcgttaaaaagtttatccttatctaccctaacaattcctctgagaattttgtaggtagtgatcatgtcttcccttactcttctgtcttccagtgtcgtgagatgcatctcacgcagcctttccttgtaactcatgcctcttagttccgggactagcctagtgggatacctctgaaccttttccagcttcgtcttacgCTTGTCAAGATACGGGCTGTATGctgggggccacatactccaggattggtcttacatatgcggcatacagggttctgaatgattacttacacaggttcctgaaggctgctcTGATGTTCGCcagccatctgtgtgtgtgtgtgtgtgtgtgtgtgtgtgtgtgtgtgtgtgtgtgtgtgtgtgtgtgtgtgtgtgtgtgtgtgtgtgtgtgtgtgtgtgtgtgtgtgtgtgtgtgtgtgtgtgtgtgtgtgtgtgtgtgtgtgtgtgtgtgtgtgtgtgtgtgtgtgtgtgtgtgtgtgtgtgtgtgtgtgtgtgtgtgtgtgtgtgtgtgtgtgtgtgtgtgtgtgtgtgtgtgtgtgtgtgtgtgtgtgtgtgtgtgtgtgtgtgtgtgtgtgtgtgtgtgtgtgtgtgtgtgtgtgtgtgtgtgtgtgtgtgtgtgtgtgtgtgtgtgtgtgtgtgtgtgtgtgtgtgtgtgtgtgtgtgtgtgtgtgtgtgtgtgtgtgtgtgtgtgtgtgtgtgtgtgtgtgtgtgtgtgtgtgtgtgtgtgtgtgtgtgtgtgtgtgtgtgtgtgtgtgtgtgtgtgtgtgtgtgtgtgtgtgtgtgtgtgtgtgtgtgtgtgtgtgtgtgtgtgtgtgtgtgtgtgtgtgtgtgtgtgtgtgtgtgtgtgtgtgtgtgtgtgtgtgtgtgtgtgtgtgtgtgtgtgtgtgtgtgtgtgtgtgtgtgtgtgtgtgtgtgtgtgtgtgtgtgtgtgtgtgtgtgtgtgtgtgtgtgtgtgtgtgtgtgtgtgtgtgtgtgtgtgtgtgtgtgtgtgtgtgtgtgtgtgtgtgtgtgtgtgtgtgtgtgtgtgtgtgtgtgtgtgtgtgtgtgtgtgtgtgtgtgtgtgtgtgtgtgtgtgtgtgtgtgtgtgtgtgtgtgtgtgtgtgtgtgtgtgtgtgtgtgtgtgtgtgtgtgtgtgtgtgtgtgtgtgtgtgtgtgtgtgtgtgtgtgtgtgtgtgtgtgtgtgtgtgtgtgtgtgtgtgtgtgtgtgtgtgtgtgtgtgtgtgtgtgtgtgtgtgtgtgtgtgtgtgtgtgtgtgtgtgtgtgtgtgtgtgtgtgtgtgtgtgtgtgtgtgtgtgtgtgtgtgtgtgtgtgtgtgtgtgtgtgtgtgtgtgtgtgtgtgtgtgtgtgtgtgtgtgtgtgtgtgtgtgtgtgtgtgtgtgtgtgtgtgtgtgtcctcatatAACTCATATTCCTAATAAAATAGGTTATAATTTGTTTTAAGTTTTGCCCCGCGGGATGAGTTTATtgttcagcgccactcatcttgtgagtggacacaccgccatagcatcatgtacaacactccccaattggaagaaaacccgctgggttgttcatcctgtcacttgtatccagacacagctgggacttccttaactgtctcaagtgaacagctcctcaaacaagaagattaacgttcgtcaacccttaaaatcttacgttatcttgcgggtgcaaaatgggggaatcttttaataaCACTATGTTTGACAAATGGTATTTTCCTAACGCAAACaacgtggggtttattattctacacataagaATAATATCTCTCAGATGTCCACAGTCTCGtaaatagtggtcaaggcggtgtccatcactctcaccacagattctgtaattccgctgctcaactgttgtttccattccgaatttccatggatatttgtatccaaggcgGAGTCTTGCTTTTATTGATTTTCTCCCGCGGCCCACCACCTCTtactccataatgattgggattgccagctgcaaccatgttgtaccatcgtagagATTCGCTGATTTGTTCTCCTGTTCTCCTTtcttcagttaccttgtcacggtgatgaacaaatccacaagggccgtgacgagggttcgaacctacgtccgagaggatcccagacgctgccttattcgacggagctacgacatggtcaaatgaattgcaaccgggagttaaacttttgaccatgtcgtagctcagtcgcttaaggcgcgtctgggatcctctcagacgtaggttcgaaccctcgtcacggcccttgtggatttgttcatttgatgcatcacgctattgtcattTCTTTGAGtaattgtcacggtgatgttgcctgacactaCCTCTaagttgtagtagagtcttgggtatgaagtattcaatatggtctccttcagcagccagcacatctgctcgttcattcccacatatgccAACATGGGAGAGGATCCACaggaacttgacgactcttccctgattggtaagtaccctCACAGATCTCTTAATTTTAGCGACTATCTCAAGATTTTCTGCCAGATTTTTACTAaggctttgtagtgctgcttttgaatcagtgcagatcactgcaccattagtgtatcGCTCGAGGAATATACGGCAGTTAActctgcgttgaagaggcatagttctcaaaacgtgcattttcttcatttctgcgttgaaaggcatcattcctaattacagtgtatgctgcaccagctctGCCATTCACAGCCCTGCcatttagatgacccatcagtgtagatttgatctaattcatctccggcttctttataaatgttctcaagataccacaagaaatgaggcacaagtatcatgTTGAACTTTTTCGTTGCCATCTCATTaatgataatcctgcatgagtcatcctcccagggagagaGGATGACTCATTATTGAATTAATCTGgtaagaaatatttgaaaataacgaaaatcattcGGCCTGTTAGGCACATTGGACATTTTCTACTAGGTAAAGAAATGAGGTTCTCTGTTGGCATCTTTCTATTGACACCTTCCTGTTATAGTTGCCGTTGACAAGGTCCCTTGACACCTGTCATGTCGAACACCACTAGACCACCGTGCAGGGATGCTGGTGCCAGACAGACCAACATCCCCCAcactgggaggaggaggaggccgaggatGCTGACCCGGATGTCTTCACATCTTCACATcctccccccccaaacacacacacacacacacacacacacacacacacacacacacacacacacacacacacacacacacacacacacacacacacaattccctGCATCAATGAACAGTGTAATGAACATCTGGCCTCCAGGAGCTATTTTTGCTCTCTATGTtttgtcaggtgttgtgtgtgtggtccggGTGAGACACTATCCTACCATAGGGGGAGGGGCAGTGCCCCACTGAGACGCTCTGCTATATGGCTACAGAACCATTGGTCGCTGCGCTATATGGCAACAGAACCATTGGTCGCTGCGCTATATGGCTACAGAACTATTGGTCGCTGCGCTATATGGCTACAGAACCATTGGTCGCTGCGCTATATGGCTACAGAACCATTGGTCGCTGCGCTATATGGCTACAGAACCATTGGTCGCTGCGCTATATGGCTACAGAACCATTGGTCGCTGCGCTATATGGCTACAGAACCATTGGTCGCTGCGCTATATGGCTACAGAACCATTGGGTGCTGCGCTATATGGCTACAGAACCATTGGTCGCTGCGCTATATGGCTACAGAACCATTGGTCGCTGCGCTATATGGCTACAGAACCATTGGTCGCTGCGCTATATGGCTACAGAACCATTGGGCGCTGCGCTATATGGCTACAGAACCATTGGGCGCTGCGCTATATGGCTACAGAACCATTGGGTGCTGCGCTATATGGCTACAGAACCATTGGTCGCTGCGCTATATGGCTACAGAACCATTGGGTGCTGCGCTATATGGCTACAGAACCATTGGTCGCTGCGCTATATGGCTACAGAACCATTGGTCGCTGCGCTATATGGCTACAGAACCATTGGTCGCTGCGCTATATGGCTACAGAACCATTGGGTCTGCGCTATATGCTTACAGAACCATTGGGTGCTGCGCTATATGCTTACAGAACCATTGGGTCTGCGCTATATGCTTACAGAACCATTGGGTGCTGCGCTATATGCTTACAGAACCATTGGGCGCTGCGCTATATGGCTACAGAACCATTGGTCGCTGCGCTATATGGCTACAGAACCATTGGTCGCTGCGCTATATGGCTACAGAACCATTGGTCGCTGCGCTATATGGCTACATAACCATTGGTCGCTGCGCTATATGGCTACAGAACCATTGGTCGCTGCGCTATATGGCTACAGAACCATTGGTCGCTGCGCTATATGGCTACAGAACCATTGGTCGCTGCGCTATATGGCTACAGAACCATTGGTCGCTGCGCTATATGGCTACAGAACCATTGGTCGCTGCGCTATATGGCTACAGAACCATTGGGTGCTGCGCTATATGGCTACAGAACCATTGGTCGCTGCGCTATATGGCTACAGAACCATTGGTCGCTGCGCTATATGGCTACAGAACCATTGGTCGCTGCGCTATATGGCTACAGAACCATTGGGCGCTGCGCTATATGGCTACAGAACCATTGGGCGCTGCGCTATATGGCTACAGAACCATTGGGTGCTGCGCTATATGGCTACAGAACCATTGGTCGCTGCGCTATATGGCTACAGAACCATTGGGTGCTGCGCTA from the Procambarus clarkii isolate CNS0578487 chromosome 10, FALCON_Pclarkii_2.0, whole genome shotgun sequence genome contains:
- the LOC138363195 gene encoding uncharacterized protein — encoded protein: MPFNAEMKKMHVLRTMPLQRRVNCRIFLERYTNGAVICTDSKAALQSLSKNLAENLEIVAKIKRSVRVLTNQGRVVKFLWILSHVGICGNERADVLAAEGDHIEYFIPKTLLQLRGSVRQHHRDNYSKK